In Chloroflexota bacterium, the DNA window CAGCGTCGTGCGGCTCCATGGCCGCGACGCCGACGCCTGGCCGCGCACCGAGGCCAATCCCGTCGAGTCAATGGTCCACACCTACTCCGACGCGGAGCTTTCGCTCTGGGTGGCGCGAGTGCGTGAGCTTTCCGAAGAGGCGGCCGAGGTGCACGTGCTCGTGGGCACGACGCCATACGCCCAGGCCCTCGACGCCGCCAACCGCCTGAAGACGGCCATCACCGAGGCCGAAGAAGCCGAGGCGCGCTGGGGCTACGTGCCCTAGGCCGTCGAGGCGCGGCGCCAGGGGAACACCCGGCGCCATAGTCGCGGAATGTCGCGGTTCTCCCACGAAGCGACCAGGCAGGCGGCGTTGAAGATCGACGAGTAGGTCCCGATGGCGAAGCCGAGAGACAGCGCCAGCACAAAGTCGCGAATCGTCGGCCCGCCCAGGAGCAGCAGGGCGAGCAGCACCAGCAACGCCGTGAATGAGGTGTTGAGCGACCGCGTCAGGCTCTGGTTGGCGCTGTGGTTGATGATGCTGGCGATGCCGGGGCGCTCGTGGTCGTCCAGGTGCACGTAGTCACGGTTGGTTTCTCGAATGCGGTCGAAGACGACGATGGAGTCGTTGACCGAGAACCCGATCACCGTCAGCAGCGCGGTCACGAACAGTGCGTCGATCTGCACGTTGAGCGCGTGACCCAGGATCGCGAAGACACCAAGCACGAACAGCGCATCGTGCAGCAGCGCCACGATCGCCGCCACGCCGTAGCGAAACGAATGCTGCATGCCGCGGAAGGCCCACGTGACGTAGAGCAGAATCAGTCCCGACGCCACGGCCACCGCGATGACGGCGGCTCGGGTGAGCTCTTCACCTACGACCGGACCGATGGCTGAGAAGCCAAGCTCCTCGACCGGCCCCGTGGCCGCGCCGAGCCCGCTGAGCAGATCGTCCTTTTCGTCGATGTCGATGGCGCGGACGCGGAGCAATGCGTCGCTCTCGCCCGCCATCTGGACCACGGCTTCGGGAAATCCGGCCCCTTGCGCGGCTGACGTGACGTCCTCTTGCGTGGTTTCCGCTGCAACGCGCACTTGCAGCAGTGTTCCGCCGGTGAAGTCGATGCCGGGCTTCAGGCCGCCGGTCAGAAGCGCCACGACGCCCGGCGCCAGCAGCACGGTGGACACCAGGTACCACCAGCCGCGGCGTCCCACGATGTCAAACATCAGGCCGCGCTCTCTTCGGGAGTTGGTCGCGCGCCAAACCAGCGCGGCTGGTCAACGCCCGGCACCAGCACGGCCAG includes these proteins:
- the secF gene encoding protein translocase subunit SecF is translated as MFDIVGRRGWWYLVSTVLLAPGVVALLTGGLKPGIDFTGGTLLQVRVAAETTQEDVTSAAQGAGFPEAVVQMAGESDALLRVRAIDIDEKDDLLSGLGAATGPVEELGFSAIGPVVGEELTRAAVIAVAVASGLILLYVTWAFRGMQHSFRYGVAAIVALLHDALFVLGVFAILGHALNVQIDALFVTALLTVIGFSVNDSIVVFDRIRETNRDYVHLDDHERPGIASIINHSANQSLTRSLNTSFTALLVLLALLLLGGPTIRDFVLALSLGFAIGTYSSIFNAACLVASWENRDIPRLWRRVFPWRRASTA